In a single window of the Massilia oculi genome:
- the phbB gene encoding acetoacetyl-CoA reductase has translation MARVALVTGGMGGLGEAVCIKLAALGYQVVTTFSPGNTKVDSWLGAMKQQGYDFKAYACDVADYDAAQECVRQVIADVGPIDVLVNNAGITRDMTFKKMDKVNWDAVIKTNLDSVFNMTKPVCDGMVERGWGRIINISSVNGQKGAFGQTNYSAAKAGMHGFTKALALEVARKGVTVNTISPGYIGTKMVMDIPSEVLETKIIPQIPMGRLGKPEEVAGLVAYLSSDEAAFVTGANIAINGGQHMS, from the coding sequence ATGGCTCGAGTAGCATTAGTAACCGGCGGCATGGGCGGCCTGGGCGAAGCGGTATGCATCAAACTGGCTGCATTGGGATATCAGGTCGTCACCACTTTTTCGCCGGGCAATACCAAGGTCGACTCCTGGCTCGGCGCCATGAAACAGCAGGGCTATGACTTCAAGGCCTATGCCTGCGACGTGGCCGATTACGACGCGGCCCAGGAATGCGTGCGCCAGGTGATCGCCGACGTCGGCCCGATCGACGTGCTGGTCAATAACGCCGGCATCACCCGCGACATGACCTTCAAAAAGATGGACAAGGTCAACTGGGACGCCGTGATCAAGACCAACCTCGATTCCGTGTTCAATATGACCAAGCCGGTCTGCGACGGCATGGTCGAGCGCGGCTGGGGCCGCATCATCAATATCTCGTCGGTGAACGGCCAGAAGGGCGCCTTCGGCCAGACCAACTACTCGGCCGCCAAGGCCGGCATGCACGGCTTCACCAAGGCGCTGGCGCTGGAAGTGGCGCGCAAGGGCGTGACCGTCAACACCATCTCGCCGGGCTATATCGGCACCAAGATGGTGATGGACATCCCGAGCGAAGTTCTGGAAACCAAGATCATCCCGCAAATTCCGATGGGCCGCCTGGGCAAGCCCGAAGAAGTCGCGGGCCTGGTGGCTTACCTGTCGTCGGACGAGGCTGCATTCGTCACTGGCGCCAATATCGCCATCAATGGCGGGCAGCATATGTCCTGA
- a CDS encoding acetyl-CoA C-acetyltransferase: protein MEDVVIVAAGRTAVGKFGGTLAKIPAAELGAQVIKHLLAKTGIAPETVSEVIMGQVLTAGVGQNPARQAVIKAGLPDMVPGYTINKVCGSGLKATHLATQAIRCGDAQIVIAGGQENMSASPHVLAGSRDGFRMGDAKLTDTMIVDGLWDVYNQYHMGVTAENVAKKYEISRAEQDEFALQSQLKAETAQKEGKFKDEIIPVEIVTKKGTTVFDTDEYPKHGSTLEALASLRPAFNKEGSVTAGNASGINDGAAAVIMMSASKAKELGLTPLARIKAYSSSGLDPSIMGMGPVSASQLCLKKAGWTHEDVDLMEINEAFAAQAIAVNKQMGWDTSKINVNGGAIALGHPIGASGARVLVTLLHEMIRRDAKRGLASLCIGGGMGVALAVERD from the coding sequence ATGGAAGACGTAGTCATCGTCGCCGCCGGTCGTACGGCCGTCGGCAAATTCGGCGGTACCCTCGCCAAGATTCCAGCCGCCGAACTGGGCGCGCAAGTGATCAAGCACCTGCTGGCCAAGACCGGCATCGCCCCCGAAACCGTCAGCGAAGTCATCATGGGCCAGGTGCTCACCGCCGGCGTGGGCCAGAACCCGGCGCGCCAGGCCGTCATCAAGGCCGGCCTGCCCGACATGGTGCCCGGCTACACCATCAACAAGGTCTGCGGCAGCGGCCTCAAGGCCACTCACCTGGCGACCCAGGCGATCCGCTGCGGCGACGCCCAGATCGTCATCGCCGGCGGGCAAGAGAACATGAGCGCCTCGCCGCACGTGCTGGCCGGCTCGCGCGACGGCTTCCGCATGGGCGACGCCAAGCTCACCGACACCATGATCGTCGACGGCCTGTGGGACGTCTACAACCAGTACCACATGGGCGTCACCGCCGAGAACGTCGCCAAGAAATACGAGATCTCGCGCGCCGAGCAGGACGAATTCGCGCTGCAATCGCAGCTGAAGGCCGAAACTGCTCAAAAAGAAGGCAAGTTCAAGGACGAGATCATCCCGGTCGAGATCGTGACCAAGAAGGGCACGACCGTCTTCGACACCGATGAATATCCAAAGCACGGCAGCACCCTCGAGGCGCTGGCCAGCCTGCGTCCGGCGTTCAATAAGGAAGGTTCGGTCACCGCCGGCAATGCGTCGGGCATCAACGACGGCGCCGCCGCCGTGATCATGATGAGCGCCTCGAAAGCGAAAGAACTGGGCTTGACTCCGCTGGCGCGCATCAAGGCCTATTCCTCGTCCGGCCTCGACCCGTCGATCATGGGCATGGGGCCGGTGTCGGCCTCGCAGCTGTGCCTCAAGAAGGCCGGCTGGACCCACGAAGACGTCGACCTGATGGAAATCAACGAAGCCTTCGCCGCCCAGGCGATCGCCGTCAACAAGCAGATGGGCTGGGACACGTCCAAGATCAACGTCAACGGCGGCGCGATCGCCCTGGGCCACCCGATCGGCGCTTCCGGCGCCCGCGTGCTGGTGACCCTGCTGCACGAAATGATCCGCCGCGACGCCAAGCGCGGCCTGGCGAGCCTGTGCATCGGCGGCGGCATGGGCGTGGCGCTGGCGGTCGAGCGCGACTGA
- a CDS encoding amino acid deaminase: MHTLPHGGLALSSLDEQLLLPGAKGLPLREPLRQGAIGVQGWNVLRGDTSYPVAVLRESSLRHNLAWMRAFCERHGVTLAPHGKTTMSPQLFGAQLANGAWGITLATAIQVQVAHRFGVRRVLLANQLVARSDIEAVLALLHGDPDFECIVLADSHAGVARLAQAVAAHRLARPLPVLVELGLAGKRAGCRTPQEAMEVARAVAAADGLALAGFEGYEGLLVSDDRAADLRQVDDFLSRLVALVRGADGEGLFAMPEILVSAGGSSYFDLVARGFRDVAGLSRPVRAILRSGCYLTSDHGMYRRHIEELNAREGGQQEGLRPALEVWSTVQSRPEPTLAILTMGKRDASYDADLPIPLYTACPDGAADGNTAPAALPPGCTIVKMNDQHAYLRLPEGDPLCDSLAVGDLVGCGISHPCTTFDKWPLLLAVDDAYTVRYALNTFF; the protein is encoded by the coding sequence ATGCACACCTTGCCCCACGGCGGCCTCGCCCTGTCCAGCCTCGACGAACAGCTGCTGCTCCCCGGCGCCAAGGGCCTGCCGCTGCGCGAACCGCTGCGCCAGGGCGCGATCGGCGTGCAGGGGTGGAATGTGCTGCGCGGCGATACCAGCTATCCGGTTGCCGTGCTCAGGGAATCGAGCCTGCGCCACAACCTGGCCTGGATGCGCGCCTTCTGCGAGCGCCACGGCGTCACCCTGGCGCCGCACGGCAAGACCACGATGAGCCCGCAGCTGTTCGGCGCGCAACTGGCGAATGGCGCCTGGGGCATCACCCTCGCCACCGCGATCCAGGTCCAGGTCGCGCACCGCTTCGGCGTGCGCCGCGTGCTGCTGGCCAACCAGCTGGTGGCGCGCAGCGATATCGAGGCGGTGCTGGCACTGCTGCATGGCGATCCGGATTTCGAGTGCATCGTGCTGGCCGATTCGCATGCCGGCGTGGCGCGCCTGGCGCAGGCGGTCGCGGCGCACCGGCTGGCGCGTCCGCTCCCCGTGCTGGTCGAGCTGGGCCTGGCCGGCAAGCGCGCCGGCTGCCGCACGCCGCAGGAAGCGATGGAGGTGGCGCGCGCCGTCGCGGCAGCCGACGGCCTGGCGCTGGCCGGCTTCGAGGGTTACGAAGGCCTGCTCGTCAGCGACGACCGCGCCGCCGACTTGCGCCAGGTCGACGATTTTCTGTCCCGGTTGGTCGCGCTGGTACGCGGCGCCGATGGCGAGGGCCTGTTCGCCATGCCCGAGATCCTGGTCTCGGCCGGTGGCTCGTCCTATTTCGACCTGGTGGCGCGCGGTTTCCGGGACGTGGCCGGCCTGTCGCGTCCAGTACGCGCCATCCTGCGCAGCGGCTGTTACCTGACGAGCGACCATGGCATGTACCGCCGCCATATCGAGGAGCTGAACGCGCGCGAAGGCGGCCAGCAGGAAGGGCTCAGGCCCGCGCTCGAAGTCTGGAGCACGGTCCAGTCGCGCCCCGAGCCGACCCTGGCCATTCTCACCATGGGCAAGCGCGACGCCTCCTACGACGCCGACCTGCCGATCCCGCTGTACACGGCGTGCCCCGACGGCGCTGCGGATGGCAACACCGCGCCGGCCGCGCTGCCGCCCGGCTGCACGATCGTCAAGATGAACGACCAGCACGCCTACCTGAGGTTGCCGGAAGGCGACCCCTTGTGCGATAGCCTTGCGGTCGGCGACCTGGTCGGCTGCGGCATTTCCCACCCCTGCACCACCTTCGACAAGTGGCCGCTGCTGCTGGCCGTGGACGACGCCTACACGGTGCGCTACGCGCTCAATACCTTTTTCTGA
- the pip gene encoding prolyl aminopeptidase: MPVTPPSLFPPIQPIRHGMLAVDEMHTIYWEEVGNPDGIPVLFLHGGPGAGLSPQHRRFFDPRAYRVILFDQRGAGKSTPLGEWRNNTTQLLIEDIERLRALFGIQQWLVFGGSWGSTLALAYGQAHPERCLGFVLRGIFLCTRAEVDWFINEVRWFYPELYEEFVAPIPPDERHDLLGAYARRLLCHDPDVYWPAARAWSRFEGRRVFLLPQPEEVANDTLDLGVGRLESHYMLNGAFLDEDQLMRDLARIAHLPAVIVQGRYDVICPPLSAWRLHTAWPGSKLEMIADAGHGALEAGIARALVAATEQFKRLGRFE; the protein is encoded by the coding sequence ATGCCCGTCACGCCGCCGTCGCTGTTCCCGCCGATCCAGCCCATCCGCCACGGCATGCTGGCGGTGGACGAGATGCACACGATCTACTGGGAAGAAGTCGGCAATCCGGACGGCATCCCGGTGCTGTTCCTGCACGGCGGACCGGGCGCCGGCCTGTCGCCCCAGCACCGCCGCTTCTTCGATCCGCGCGCCTACCGCGTGATCCTGTTCGACCAGCGCGGCGCCGGCAAGTCGACGCCGCTGGGCGAGTGGCGCAACAACACGACCCAGCTCCTGATCGAGGACATCGAGCGCCTGCGCGCGCTGTTCGGCATCCAGCAGTGGCTGGTGTTCGGCGGCTCCTGGGGCTCGACCCTGGCGCTGGCCTATGGCCAGGCCCATCCCGAACGCTGCCTGGGCTTCGTGCTGCGCGGGATCTTCCTGTGCACCCGCGCCGAGGTGGACTGGTTCATCAACGAGGTGCGCTGGTTCTATCCCGAGCTGTACGAGGAATTCGTGGCCCCGATTCCGCCGGATGAGCGGCACGACCTGCTCGGGGCCTATGCGCGCCGCCTGCTGTGCCACGATCCGGACGTCTACTGGCCGGCCGCGCGCGCCTGGAGCCGCTTCGAGGGCCGGCGCGTCTTTTTGCTGCCGCAGCCCGAGGAAGTGGCGAACGATACGCTCGACCTGGGCGTGGGCCGGCTCGAATCGCACTACATGCTCAATGGCGCCTTCCTGGACGAAGACCAGCTGATGCGCGACCTGGCGCGCATCGCCCACCTGCCGGCGGTGATCGTGCAGGGCCGCTACGACGTGATCTGCCCGCCGCTGTCGGCCTGGCGCCTGCACACGGCGTGGCCGGGATCGAAGCTGGAGATGATCGCCGATGCCGGCCATGGCGCTCTGGAAGCGGGGATCGCGCGCGCGCTGGTGGCGGCGACCGAGCAGTTCAAGCGCCTCGGCCGTTTCGAATGA
- a CDS encoding DUF2721 domain-containing protein yields MNIQISDIGHVIQLAIAPVFLLTGVATKLTVLTNRLARIIDRTRVLEDRLKVSPNAEFSSELELLYQRSHLINFAIASSTACGLLVCVVIAMLFAGDTTGIPLDQYIAACFVFAMIALISSFVYFLREIFIASKFMRMQHQAIMMLQSPPPPPPSPTTQP; encoded by the coding sequence ATGAATATCCAGATCAGCGACATCGGCCACGTCATCCAGCTGGCGATCGCGCCGGTTTTCCTGCTCACCGGCGTCGCCACCAAGCTGACCGTGCTGACCAACCGGCTGGCGCGCATCATCGACCGCACGCGCGTGCTCGAGGACCGGCTCAAGGTCAGCCCCAATGCCGAGTTTTCCAGCGAACTCGAACTGCTCTACCAGCGCTCGCACCTGATCAACTTCGCGATCGCCTCCAGCACCGCCTGCGGCCTGCTGGTGTGCGTGGTCATCGCGATGCTGTTCGCGGGCGATACCACCGGCATTCCGCTCGACCAGTACATCGCCGCCTGCTTCGTGTTCGCGATGATCGCCCTGATCAGCAGCTTCGTCTATTTTTTGCGCGAGATCTTCATCGCATCGAAGTTCATGCGCATGCAGCACCAGGCCATCATGATGCTGCAGTCGCCACCGCCGCCACCTCCATCGCCGACCACCCAGCCTTGA